The window GGGTGTTTTTGCACGGCTTCTTGGCAGGGATGGGTCCAAGTCCAAGGAATCGAAGGAAACGTCAACCGCCGAGTCGCAGAGCGACACCCTGACAGCCGGATCCGAAGCGGAGGCCGAGGAAGCGGCCAAGGGGTCGGAGGGGGCCGAGGCCCCCGCCGAGGCCGCGGCGGAAGCCGGAGCGGAAGCTGCGACTGTGACTGCGGAGGCCGAGGAGTCCGCGGCGGAGGCCGTCGACATTCCCAAGCAGCAGTCCGCCGAGGAGGCGGTCGACAGCGAGGCCGGCGAGGGCGCCCGCAAGTGACTGTTCCCGCGAGGGAAGGTGAACCATGGGTCTCCTGGACAGCTTGAAGGCCAGGCTCGTGCCGGCCAGGGAGAAGGTCTCTGACTTCGCGCAGCAGCACGAGGGCAGGATCGTCAAGATCGAACATGGTCTCGACAAGGCCGCGAAACTGGCCGACGAGAAGACCAAGGGCAAGTACAGCGACAGGATCCAGACCGGCACGGGCAAGGCCAAGGGTGCCCTGGACCGGCTCGCGCACAAGGAGAACGGCGGCCCGGACGGTGGCGCGACGCCTCCGTCGCCCCCGCCGGCACCGCCCTCGGCATCCTGAGCGACACCACATCGGCGGACGGCCCCGGAGCACGTACGGCTCCGGGCCGTCCGCCGTGTTCATGCGGTACGTCACGGCCCGAGGACCTTCGTGCCCGTTCAGGGACGCGATGAGCGGGCCCTGCGCTCAAGCCGCGCGC of the Streptomyces aurantiacus genome contains:
- a CDS encoding antitoxin; this encodes MGLLDSLKARLVPAREKVSDFAQQHEGRIVKIEHGLDKAAKLADEKTKGKYSDRIQTGTGKAKGALDRLAHKENGGPDGGATPPSPPPAPPSAS